One window of Tindallia californiensis genomic DNA carries:
- the glsA gene encoding glutaminase A, whose product MMQNILEKTLEDHRYWTKEGAVATYIPELSKQKIDALGIYVHEVNGEVYKAGDWNMPFTIQSISKIISFICVLQDNSIDTLYKKITVAPSSDGFNSIVNLETKNEHRPLNPMINSGAIACIELVRGNTLEEKYERILNMIRSLSNNPYIKVNESVYLSEKETGDRNRALAYFMKSTGTIETNVEELLDAYFRLCSIEVTCEDIASIAAVLANDGKGIIDGRELISKKICKTVKAVMTTCGLYDGSGEYAVSVGVPSKSGVGGGILAVSPGKMGIGVFGPSLDAKGNSIAGVKVLESLANKLDLSIF is encoded by the coding sequence ATGATGCAAAATATCTTAGAAAAGACACTAGAAGATCACCGCTACTGGACTAAAGAAGGAGCCGTTGCTACCTATATACCAGAGTTGTCCAAGCAAAAGATAGATGCGCTGGGTATTTATGTGCATGAAGTAAATGGTGAAGTTTACAAAGCTGGAGACTGGAATATGCCTTTCACCATACAAAGCATTTCAAAAATTATATCTTTTATTTGTGTATTGCAAGATAATTCAATCGATACTTTATATAAAAAAATTACGGTGGCACCTTCATCAGATGGGTTTAATTCTATCGTTAATCTAGAAACAAAAAATGAGCATCGACCACTAAATCCTATGATTAATTCCGGTGCTATTGCCTGCATTGAACTTGTAAGAGGGAATACATTAGAAGAAAAGTATGAGCGGATACTTAATATGATTCGAAGTTTGTCGAATAATCCTTATATTAAAGTGAATGAAAGTGTTTATTTATCAGAGAAAGAGACGGGTGATCGTAATAGGGCCTTGGCATATTTTATGAAAAGTACCGGAACCATTGAAACAAACGTAGAAGAGTTGCTAGATGCATACTTCCGGTTATGCTCTATAGAAGTTACATGTGAGGATATTGCCTCTATAGCAGCTGTGCTTGCTAATGATGGTAAAGGCATTATAGACGGAAGAGAGCTAATAAGTAAAAAAATATGTAAAACGGTAAAAGCTGTTATGACAACTTGTGGTTTATACGATGGATCAGGTGAATATGCTGTTAGTGTAGGAGTTCCTTCTAAAAGTGGTGTTGGTGGCGGCATATTAGCTGTATCGCCAGGCAAAATGGGAATTGGTGTATTTGGTCCATCTTTAGACGCTAAAGGAAATAGCATTGCTGGCGTTAAAGTGTTGGAAAGTCTAGCGAATAAGCTAGACTTGAGTATATTCTAA
- a CDS encoding DUF3006 domain-containing protein codes for MKMIIDRLEGDYAVVELDDGTFADIPKEALPKLANEGDVITIEIDEKATEQRKKRIERLLNELWEESDTE; via the coding sequence ATGAAAATGATCATAGATAGGCTTGAAGGGGATTATGCGGTTGTAGAATTAGATGATGGAACATTTGCTGATATACCTAAGGAGGCTTTGCCAAAGCTAGCAAATGAAGGGGATGTTATTACTATTGAGATTGATGAAAAAGCTACAGAACAAAGAAAAAAACGGATTGAAAGACTGCTGAATGAATTGTGGGAAGAGAGTGATACTGAATAA
- a CDS encoding tyrosine-type recombinase/integrase → MKGSVVRRGSRFYVVLYLGMKPDGKKDYRWYSGYRTQKEAHDGLLELKAAAKNKKVVEKSSMSVSDFLNLWIEDHVEPNLTPGTADKYKSASLSACKVFGNIKIQKIEPFQIQRWVNQMSESNLTKSSIVTYYNAIKAAFNKAVGWRIIGQTPCVEVTLPRIKKQSMKTLTASEVSRLLVEAKGHPVELVLLLAASCGLRRGEILGLRWRQVDMQEQVLHLSENYTESSKGVALSELKSDSSYRSVNFSDSVKLALKRQKEEQLNAMKSGEVIELSNMTEESLYDLHVCTWYDLTPLKPSYVTKKCKKLLNRAKLPQIRFHDLRHTHATLLLQAGVHPKVVQERLGHSKISITLDTYSHVLPSMQKEAAQLLNF, encoded by the coding sequence ATGAAAGGATCAGTGGTAAGACGAGGTAGCAGATTTTATGTCGTTTTATACTTGGGGATGAAACCAGACGGAAAAAAAGATTATAGATGGTATTCCGGATATAGGACGCAAAAGGAAGCTCATGACGGGCTGCTGGAATTAAAAGCAGCTGCAAAAAATAAAAAAGTGGTAGAAAAAAGCTCAATGTCGGTTTCGGATTTTTTGAATCTTTGGATCGAGGATCATGTAGAACCAAATTTAACACCGGGCACAGCGGATAAATATAAATCAGCAAGCCTTTCTGCCTGCAAAGTCTTTGGAAATATAAAGATACAAAAGATAGAACCTTTTCAAATCCAGCGCTGGGTTAACCAAATGTCAGAAAGTAACTTGACCAAAAGTTCTATTGTCACTTATTACAACGCAATTAAAGCCGCTTTTAACAAGGCGGTAGGGTGGAGGATAATTGGTCAAACACCATGCGTAGAGGTTACATTGCCGAGAATTAAAAAGCAATCTATGAAAACATTAACAGCATCTGAAGTCTCAAGATTATTAGTAGAGGCAAAGGGTCACCCGGTGGAGCTTGTTCTGTTACTAGCAGCAAGCTGTGGTTTGCGTAGAGGGGAGATACTGGGTCTTCGATGGCGTCAGGTAGATATGCAAGAGCAAGTCCTTCACCTTTCCGAAAATTATACAGAAAGCTCCAAGGGGGTTGCTCTTTCCGAGTTGAAAAGTGATAGTAGTTATCGTTCGGTTAACTTTAGCGATTCGGTTAAACTCGCACTTAAACGTCAAAAGGAAGAACAATTGAATGCAATGAAAAGTGGCGAAGTTATTGAATTATCTAACATGACAGAAGAAAGTCTATATGATCTTCATGTTTGCACATGGTACGACTTAACGCCATTGAAGCCTAGCTATGTAACAAAGAAATGCAAGAAGTTATTAAACAGAGCAAAATTGCCACAGATTAGATTTCATGATCTGAGGCACACTCACGCAACGCTTCTCTTGCAAGCTGGGGTTCATCCTAAAGTTGTTCAAGAGCGACTCGGTCATTCTAAAATAAGCATCACTCTCGACACCTATTCACACGTTCTTCCTTCAATGCAAAAGGAAGCGGCGCAACTGCTTAATTTTTGA
- a CDS encoding Rqc2 family fibronectin-binding protein, with amino-acid sequence MPLDGSMVLALKTELEKEVLNHRIDKIHQPESDELIIITRGQGQNKKILLSAHSKFPRIHLTTLTKINPTTPPMFCMLLRKHLIGNRVIRIHQPSLERIIELEIEGTDELNQLSKKRLIIEMMGKHSNIILVDDQNNSIMDSIKRIPLHISRKRQILPGLPYQYPPSDKYNPFEVIDFKEWLHAMHSSEERSIEKDLLTTFAGISPSLAKELCYQSSLDSNRLFHALLDKEKEALYRSYSNWLNLLHQKELIPIAYQGESHHYRDISALSMEHFEPLHRIVFDNFSHLLEKYYHLKDEYQRLHQKSQDLRKNMTIKRNRTAQRFQNLNNDLSKARKASEDKIKADLIMANMHQIRQDQEFLETYNYFDENQSSIRILLNKSKTPAQNAQSYYKRYQKSKKANIEITRQITKTRQELDYLDQILLFIEQAETLQDLEEIRQELIKSGYTKQKTNHKNIRSSGKKQESGILHFQTEEGRDLYVGKNNYQNEKVTFSIAEKNDLWFHVKDFPGSHVILKSGQNELPSEVLEIAAMLAAYYSKGRMGQNVAVDYTKCRHVRKQRGAQPGMVIYDHHRTLYVTPDESIIGQLKKQRP; translated from the coding sequence ATGCCTTTAGACGGAAGTATGGTACTAGCATTGAAAACAGAACTTGAAAAAGAAGTTCTTAACCATCGCATCGATAAAATTCATCAGCCGGAAAGTGATGAATTAATCATTATTACCCGCGGGCAGGGACAGAATAAAAAAATTCTCCTTTCCGCCCACAGCAAATTTCCTAGAATTCATTTAACTACCCTTACTAAAATCAACCCAACGACACCGCCCATGTTCTGCATGCTGCTTCGAAAACATTTGATCGGTAACCGAGTCATCAGAATACACCAACCCTCTTTAGAAAGAATTATCGAACTGGAAATAGAGGGCACTGATGAATTGAATCAACTATCCAAAAAACGACTAATCATCGAAATGATGGGCAAACACAGTAATATCATCCTAGTAGATGATCAAAACAATAGTATTATGGATTCAATTAAGCGAATCCCGCTTCATATAAGCCGTAAGCGTCAGATATTACCAGGACTTCCCTATCAATATCCACCGTCAGATAAATACAATCCTTTTGAGGTTATTGATTTTAAGGAATGGCTCCATGCCATGCATTCATCTGAAGAACGCTCTATTGAAAAAGATTTGTTAACAACTTTTGCCGGAATATCACCATCTTTGGCCAAAGAACTTTGTTATCAGTCTTCTCTGGATTCAAATCGTTTGTTTCATGCATTATTAGATAAAGAAAAGGAAGCGCTATATCGTTCATATTCAAACTGGCTAAACCTTTTGCATCAAAAGGAACTCATCCCTATCGCCTATCAAGGAGAATCCCATCACTACCGAGATATCAGCGCTTTATCCATGGAACATTTTGAACCTTTACACCGTATTGTATTTGATAATTTCAGTCATTTGCTTGAGAAATACTACCACCTTAAAGATGAATATCAGCGTCTGCACCAAAAATCTCAAGACCTTCGCAAGAATATGACTATTAAACGAAATCGCACAGCACAACGTTTCCAGAACCTAAATAACGATCTTTCCAAAGCTCGAAAAGCTTCAGAGGATAAAATAAAAGCCGACCTGATCATGGCTAATATGCATCAAATCCGACAGGACCAAGAATTTTTAGAGACTTATAATTATTTTGATGAAAATCAGTCATCTATACGAATTCTATTAAACAAGTCAAAAACACCAGCACAAAATGCCCAAAGCTATTATAAGCGTTATCAAAAATCTAAAAAAGCCAATATTGAAATAACCCGACAAATTACTAAAACTCGTCAGGAGCTGGATTATCTAGATCAGATACTACTTTTCATTGAACAAGCAGAAACCCTGCAGGATCTTGAAGAAATCCGACAGGAGTTGATAAAATCCGGCTATACGAAACAGAAAACCAACCATAAAAACATTAGATCTTCCGGCAAAAAACAAGAAAGTGGAATCCTTCATTTCCAAACGGAAGAGGGGAGAGATTTGTACGTGGGTAAAAATAATTATCAGAATGAAAAAGTCACCTTTAGCATTGCTGAGAAAAATGATTTATGGTTTCATGTTAAAGACTTTCCTGGCTCTCATGTTATTCTAAAGTCCGGACAAAATGAACTCCCGAGTGAAGTCTTAGAAATTGCCGCTATGCTTGCCGCTTATTATTCAAAGGGTAGAATGGGACAAAATGTAGCCGTAGATTATACCAAATGTCGACATGTACGAAAACAAAGGGGCGCACAACCAGGTATGGTTATCTATGATCATCATCGAACTTTATATGTTACACCAGACGAATCCATTATAGGTCAGTTAAAAAAACAGCGTCCATAA
- a CDS encoding helix-turn-helix domain-containing protein: protein MLTDGKKKVSPKVLQAQKERKALGDRLKKARLNNELTQAEAAKKLGVGVSNLSSYETGRTTAPLGFLQDASEVYEVPIVNFIQEVKGNPGEMRDIKKIPVMTANVKYKNRSEFFMANDPMRYEYADVGRSEDYIFLSAPDNTMSDYRILKNDAVLIRKNQEPKSGDVVVALIGGYPRIMVYEEINEKSYNLKPGDASGNEALLVKNGESNGEEVEILGVKRLVIIY from the coding sequence ATGCTAACGGATGGAAAGAAAAAAGTTTCTCCGAAAGTTCTACAGGCGCAAAAAGAAAGAAAGGCTCTCGGTGATAGATTAAAGAAAGCCAGACTAAATAACGAATTAACTCAGGCTGAAGCAGCTAAAAAGCTTGGTGTTGGTGTATCCAATCTGTCTAGCTATGAAACAGGAAGAACTACTGCTCCGCTAGGTTTCTTACAGGATGCATCTGAAGTTTACGAGGTGCCAATTGTCAACTTCATACAGGAGGTAAAAGGAAACCCAGGAGAAATGCGCGACATAAAAAAAATACCCGTAATGACAGCTAATGTTAAGTACAAGAACAGGAGTGAGTTTTTTATGGCGAATGACCCCATGCGATATGAGTATGCGGATGTTGGTCGATCGGAAGATTATATCTTTCTGTCAGCACCGGATAATACGATGAGCGACTACCGCATACTCAAAAATGACGCCGTTTTAATACGAAAAAACCAGGAACCTAAAAGCGGCGATGTGGTGGTGGCTCTGATCGGCGGCTACCCGAGAATAATGGTGTATGAGGAAATTAATGAAAAGTCTTACAACCTGAAACCTGGAGACGCATCCGGCAATGAGGCGCTGTTGGTGAAAAATGGAGAAAGTAATGGTGAGGAAGTAGAAATCTTAGGTGTTAAAAGGCTTGTGATTATTTACTAA